The Flavobacterium sp. HJ-32-4 genome contains a region encoding:
- a CDS encoding 2,3,4,5-tetrahydropyridine-2,6-dicarboxylate N-succinyltransferase yields MDTLRSLIESAWEDRSLLQHTKTTDAIRTVINLLDEGTLRVAEPTAKGWQVNEWVKKAVVLYFPIQKMETLEAGIFEYHDKMPLKRDYAAKGVRVVPNAVARHGAYISKGVILMPSYVNIGAYVDEGTMVDTWATVGSCAQIGKNVHLSGGVGIGGVLEPLQAAPVIIEDGAFIGSRCIVVEGVRVEAEAVLGANVCLTASTKIIDVTGDTPIEMKGVVPARSVVIPGSYTKSFPAGDYQVPCALIIGKRKPSTDLKTSLNEALREYDVAV; encoded by the coding sequence ATGGACACACTCCGCTCCCTCATCGAAAGCGCCTGGGAAGACCGTTCCCTTCTCCAACATACCAAAACAACCGACGCCATCCGCACCGTCATCAACCTGCTTGACGAAGGCACCCTTCGGGTTGCCGAACCGACCGCAAAAGGGTGGCAGGTGAACGAATGGGTGAAAAAAGCCGTGGTGTTGTATTTCCCGATCCAAAAAATGGAAACCCTTGAAGCCGGCATCTTTGAATACCATGATAAAATGCCCTTGAAGCGCGATTATGCGGCGAAAGGCGTGCGGGTCGTGCCGAATGCCGTCGCTCGTCATGGGGCGTATATTTCGAAGGGCGTGATCCTGATGCCGAGTTATGTAAATATCGGGGCCTATGTTGACGAAGGTACTATGGTTGACACCTGGGCCACCGTCGGCAGTTGCGCCCAGATTGGTAAGAACGTCCACCTCAGCGGAGGCGTCGGTATCGGCGGTGTATTGGAACCGTTGCAGGCCGCGCCGGTCATCATCGAAGACGGGGCCTTCATCGGATCGCGCTGTATCGTTGTGGAAGGCGTGCGCGTGGAAGCCGAAGCGGTATTGGGCGCGAATGTCTGCCTGACCGCCTCCACCAAAATCATCGATGTCACGGGCGACACTCCCATTGAAATGAAAGGCGTGGTACCGGCGCGCTCCGTCGTGATTCCGGGAAGCTACACCAAATCATTCCCTGCCGGCGACTACCAGGTGCCCTGCGCGCTCATCATCGGCAAACGTAAACCTTCGACAGACTTGAAGACGAGTTTGAATGAAGCGTTGCGGGAGTATGATGTGGCGGTGTAA
- the ruvX gene encoding Holliday junction resolvase RuvX, with protein MMRILALDYGHKRTGIAVTDELQLIASGLTTVESPKLLDFLAAYFAQEKVEKVVLGEPKQMDNTASESAVWVEAFLTQFKTRFPDMPVVRMDERFTSKMAFQTMIDSGLKKKQRQNKALVDEISAVILLQDYLNRR; from the coding sequence ATAATGCGCATCCTCGCCCTTGATTACGGACATAAACGCACGGGCATTGCCGTCACCGATGAATTGCAACTGATCGCATCCGGACTGACGACGGTCGAATCGCCGAAACTGCTCGATTTCCTGGCGGCGTATTTTGCTCAGGAGAAGGTGGAAAAAGTCGTATTGGGCGAACCCAAACAGATGGACAACACCGCATCGGAAAGCGCCGTGTGGGTAGAAGCCTTCCTGACCCAGTTCAAGACCCGGTTTCCGGATATGCCCGTCGTGCGGATGGACGAGCGGTTTACCTCCAAAATGGCGTTCCAGACGATGATCGACAGTGGACTGAAGAAGAAACAACGGCAGAACAAAGCGCTGGTTGATGAGATTTCCGCCGTCATTTTATTGCAGGACTACCTGAACCGTCGGTAA
- a CDS encoding class I SAM-dependent methyltransferase, protein MKDHFSGVSGGYAAFRPDYPGALVARILALTPGRERALDVATGNGQLASKLAPHFHHVDATDISHNQLQYAHNELNILYHVMPAERLDFPDASFDLLTVAQAVHWFDFDLFYDEATRVLQPGGIIALLGYQLFHSFPEADAIVRPFYHDVVGPFWDPERHWIDEGYRTLPFPFDEIPCEPMSYKVSRTAEQILGYLETWSAVTQYKAHFNENPVDQIRQTLLEVWGDGPREVVFPLLLRVGKNK, encoded by the coding sequence ATGAAAGATCATTTTTCAGGCGTTTCCGGGGGGTATGCTGCCTTCCGTCCGGATTATCCCGGGGCGCTCGTGGCGCGCATCCTTGCCCTGACACCGGGTCGTGAACGCGCGCTCGATGTCGCAACGGGAAACGGGCAACTGGCATCCAAACTCGCCCCGCATTTCCATCATGTGGATGCGACGGATATCAGCCATAACCAACTGCAATATGCACACAACGAGCTGAATATCCTCTACCATGTGATGCCGGCCGAGCGACTTGATTTTCCTGATGCTTCCTTCGACCTCCTGACCGTGGCACAGGCCGTGCATTGGTTCGATTTCGACCTGTTTTATGACGAAGCGACGCGCGTGCTGCAACCGGGCGGTATCATCGCCCTGCTCGGGTATCAGTTGTTCCATAGTTTTCCCGAAGCCGATGCCATCGTCCGACCTTTTTACCATGACGTCGTGGGGCCGTTCTGGGACCCGGAGCGCCACTGGATCGATGAAGGATACCGTACGCTTCCCTTCCCCTTCGACGAAATTCCGTGCGAGCCCATGAGTTATAAGGTCAGCCGTACCGCGGAACAGATACTGGGCTATCTCGAAACCTGGTCGGCCGTGACACAATACAAAGCCCATTTCAATGAAAACCCCGTTGACCAAATCCGGCAAACGCTTCTGGAAGTATGGGGTGACGGGCCGAGGGAAGTGGTTTTTCCGTTACTTTTGCGGGTGGGTAAAAACAAATAA
- a CDS encoding HAD family hydrolase — protein MIRLIATDLDGTLLDDEKRLSPDFWEVEQQLVDKGILFTVASGRQFHNIAKVFERIADRTVFIAENGSYAYHAGTEIFRVALDPKHVHDFIRIGRQVEGAGLVVSGKKAAYIESREPRFVDEVIRHHDALEIVDDLLQVEDDVLKFTLADFGDIVTNTAPRFEAFAPHFNVVISGRYWMDITDKTANKGTALRHVQAHFGISREETLVFGDYLNDLQMMQEARLSYAMRNAHADILAAASHVTESDNNGFGVTETIKRLVLASS, from the coding sequence ATGATACGACTGATTGCAACCGATCTCGACGGTACCCTTCTGGATGACGAAAAACGACTCAGCCCTGATTTCTGGGAGGTCGAACAACAACTGGTCGATAAAGGCATCCTGTTTACGGTGGCCAGCGGACGCCAGTTCCACAACATCGCCAAAGTATTCGAGCGGATTGCCGATCGCACGGTGTTCATCGCCGAAAATGGCAGCTATGCCTATCATGCCGGAACAGAGATTTTCCGCGTTGCACTCGACCCCAAACACGTGCATGATTTCATCCGGATCGGGCGCCAGGTGGAAGGGGCCGGACTGGTGGTGTCGGGTAAAAAAGCGGCGTATATCGAAAGCCGCGAACCCAGGTTTGTAGACGAAGTCATCCGCCATCATGATGCGCTCGAAATCGTTGACGACCTCCTTCAGGTTGAGGACGATGTGTTGAAATTCACATTAGCGGATTTTGGCGATATCGTCACCAATACAGCGCCGCGGTTCGAAGCATTTGCCCCTCATTTCAATGTGGTCATTTCCGGGCGTTACTGGATGGATATCACCGACAAAACCGCCAACAAAGGCACGGCACTCCGTCATGTGCAAGCGCATTTTGGGATCAGTCGCGAGGAAACGTTGGTCTTCGGCGATTACTTGAACGACCTCCAGATGATGCAGGAAGCCCGACTCAGTTATGCCATGCGCAATGCCCATGCCGATATACTGGCAGCAGCCTCGCATGTCACCGAGTCAGACAATAATGGGTTTGGTGTGACGGAGACCATCAAACGACTCGTATTGGCCTCCTCTTAA
- a CDS encoding FUSC family membrane protein, whose protein sequence is MIRKVTHFAGSTNFSNATKVTLAAVLPVLLLGHFGYTDIGFNIAIGALLTYPSDIPSNFRHKVKGVFAAAVLVAGSNLLVNLLVPYPALLYPLLAGGVFFMAMISVYGQRATMVSFSGLLAVSLAFAHVHEGWEMCVYAGLLLAGGLLYLSISLLYDVLFPHRYVQLQIAECIRLTAKYMKYRGDLWTLGADRDTILERQLHLQVELNTIHENLREILIRTRSTSGISSENRRMLLVFSSCVDILELALSTAFDHSKLHRQFGDFPKALAVYQDLAYNLASTLKKLSKSISGNRNYVSKRTLLPRLEALESVIAEYELRYGDEAREGVLMLSNMRHYAEKQIEKIKMIERTISTKTDLEVKERDRGLERMMAPEYYPWRTFRENLSFSSNFFRHSLRLTVTVMAGFVLGKLLLFENAYWILMTIVVIMRPGYGLTKQRSLDRLAGTVVGGLIGFVILKITGDATWLGSLAILSMLLGFAFTSINYKIGAGFVTIYVILLYGILVPGSSKYVEYRIIDTLAGAALAFAANHFLWPSWEFLSIRTYIRKSIEANRAYLAEIAQYYITKGEATPAYRTSRRIAFVEIGNLMASFQRMTQEPKSKQRQLAPLYKLVELNHSLLSASASLGTYIQTHHTGKATEAFNVVMSTIGRNLEAAVDFLDETPQLTHALPAENLELRFTELRELRKRELLEAGRQENEWLLQENQLIVEQLVMLVSLSEGIVKAVRKIDNI, encoded by the coding sequence ATGATCCGAAAAGTTACCCATTTCGCCGGCAGCACGAATTTCAGCAATGCCACCAAAGTGACGCTGGCAGCGGTACTTCCGGTGTTGCTGCTCGGTCACTTCGGTTATACCGATATCGGGTTTAATATCGCCATCGGGGCCCTTCTCACCTATCCCAGCGACATCCCGAGTAATTTTCGGCACAAGGTCAAAGGCGTATTCGCCGCGGCGGTGCTGGTAGCGGGCAGCAACCTGTTGGTCAACCTGCTGGTTCCCTATCCGGCGCTGCTGTATCCGTTGCTGGCCGGCGGCGTGTTCTTCATGGCGATGATTTCGGTCTACGGGCAACGGGCCACGATGGTATCGTTTTCCGGCCTCCTGGCGGTGTCGCTCGCTTTCGCCCACGTGCATGAAGGCTGGGAGATGTGTGTGTATGCCGGGCTCTTGCTGGCGGGTGGACTCCTCTATCTTTCGATTTCCCTATTGTATGACGTGCTCTTCCCGCATCGGTATGTGCAACTACAGATCGCGGAATGCATCCGCCTGACGGCCAAATACATGAAATACCGGGGCGACCTCTGGACGCTGGGGGCCGACCGCGACACCATACTGGAACGGCAATTGCACCTACAGGTAGAACTCAATACCATACACGAAAACCTGCGGGAAATCCTCATCCGGACGCGATCGACATCGGGTATTTCGAGTGAAAACCGCCGGATGCTGCTGGTCTTTTCGTCCTGTGTCGACATCCTCGAACTGGCCCTTTCCACCGCCTTCGACCACTCGAAACTCCATCGGCAATTCGGGGACTTTCCCAAAGCCCTGGCCGTTTATCAGGACCTGGCCTATAACCTTGCCTCCACCCTGAAAAAACTCTCGAAGAGTATTTCCGGCAACCGCAATTATGTGTCGAAACGCACACTTTTACCGCGACTGGAGGCACTTGAAAGTGTGATTGCCGAATACGAATTGCGGTACGGCGACGAGGCGCGCGAAGGGGTGCTGATGCTTTCGAACATGCGGCATTACGCCGAGAAGCAGATCGAGAAGATCAAAATGATCGAACGCACCATCTCGACCAAAACCGACCTCGAGGTGAAGGAACGCGATCGTGGACTGGAGCGCATGATGGCGCCGGAGTATTACCCGTGGCGGACGTTTCGGGAAAACCTCAGCTTCTCCTCCAACTTCTTCCGCCATTCGCTTCGCCTGACGGTAACCGTGATGGCGGGTTTCGTCCTGGGGAAACTGCTGCTGTTTGAAAACGCGTATTGGATCCTGATGACGATAGTGGTCATCATGCGACCCGGTTATGGACTTACCAAACAGCGCTCACTTGACCGGCTGGCCGGAACCGTCGTGGGGGGGCTCATTGGCTTCGTCATCCTGAAAATCACGGGGGATGCGACGTGGCTTGGCTCGCTGGCCATCCTGTCGATGTTGCTGGGTTTTGCCTTTACGTCCATTAATTATAAGATAGGCGCCGGTTTTGTGACGATTTATGTGATTTTACTGTATGGCATCCTGGTGCCCGGAAGCAGCAAGTATGTCGAATATAGGATAATCGACACGCTGGCGGGGGCGGCCCTTGCTTTTGCCGCGAACCATTTTTTGTGGCCGTCATGGGAGTTCCTGAGCATACGTACCTACATCCGGAAATCAATCGAGGCGAATCGGGCCTATCTTGCCGAAATCGCGCAGTATTATATTACGAAAGGCGAAGCCACGCCGGCCTACCGTACCTCGCGTCGTATCGCGTTCGTGGAAATCGGCAATCTTATGGCGTCCTTCCAACGGATGACACAGGAGCCGAAATCAAAGCAGCGGCAATTGGCACCTTTGTATAAACTGGTCGAACTTAACCACTCGTTGTTATCGGCCTCGGCCTCGCTGGGCACTTACATCCAGACGCACCATACCGGCAAAGCGACGGAAGCCTTCAACGTCGTAATGTCTACCATCGGCCGCAACCTGGAAGCGGCGGTCGACTTTTTGGACGAAACTCCACAATTGACACATGCGCTGCCGGCCGAAAACCTCGAACTGCGGTTCACGGAACTGCGCGAATTACGCAAGCGCGAACTGCTGGAGGCGGGCCGACAGGAAAACGAATGGCTTTTACAGGAAAACCAATTGATTGTGGAGCAGTTGGTGATGCTCGTCAGCCTTTCGGAAGGCATCGTCAAGGCGGTGCGGAAAATCGACAATATTTAA
- a CDS encoding glycosyltransferase family 9 protein, whose product MIGDVLATSIICNNLRKVYPDARIDYAIYPFTKPVVEGNPNIDRLVLFTEEMHNSKRELLRFLKTIRKERYDVVIDAYGKLESNLMALASGTKTKVAFHKGYTSFFYTKTVRELPAPRTTAGTALENRMNLLGLVAQRPDFDIRPTIWLSEDDLAMGRERMAAAGIDPNATVYMIGVIGSGRTKTYPTAYMAQLLDTIVVHTQATLLFNYMPSQAAEAQAIFDACLPATQTHIRLDLIPGSIREFLALTAHCDALIGNEGGAVNMAKAISIPTFTIFSTWIKKEAWSSFENGSTNVSIHLKDVKPELYGDKSPKEMKSQALELYDAFTPDLIAPVLVDFLQKNRK is encoded by the coding sequence ATGATTGGAGACGTCCTCGCGACCTCCATCATCTGCAACAACCTGCGGAAGGTGTATCCGGACGCGCGGATCGATTATGCGATCTATCCGTTCACGAAGCCGGTGGTGGAAGGAAACCCGAACATTGACCGGTTGGTGTTGTTTACGGAGGAGATGCACAACAGCAAACGGGAACTCCTACGGTTCCTGAAAACCATCCGGAAGGAGCGGTACGATGTGGTTATCGACGCCTACGGGAAGCTAGAGAGCAACCTGATGGCGCTGGCATCCGGGACAAAGACGAAAGTGGCCTTCCATAAAGGGTATACGTCTTTCTTTTATACCAAAACAGTCCGGGAACTGCCAGCACCCCGCACTACAGCCGGAACGGCGCTCGAAAACCGGATGAATCTATTGGGGCTCGTGGCACAACGTCCGGACTTCGATATCCGCCCCACTATCTGGCTGTCAGAGGACGATTTGGCGATGGGACGCGAGCGAATGGCTGCAGCCGGAATCGATCCGAACGCCACCGTTTATATGATTGGGGTCATCGGCAGCGGAAGGACAAAAACGTACCCGACGGCCTACATGGCCCAGTTGCTTGATACGATTGTAGTCCACACCCAGGCGACCTTACTTTTTAATTATATGCCCTCGCAAGCCGCGGAAGCACAAGCGATTTTCGATGCCTGTTTACCTGCAACACAGACACACATCCGACTGGACCTCATTCCGGGTAGCATCCGAGAATTTCTTGCGCTTACCGCACATTGCGATGCGTTGATTGGCAACGAAGGTGGTGCGGTGAACATGGCAAAAGCCATCAGCATCCCGACCTTCACAATTTTCTCTACGTGGATCAAAAAAGAAGCGTGGAGTTCCTTCGAAAACGGCAGCACCAATGTCTCGATACACCTGAAAGACGTTAAGCCTGAACTCTATGGCGACAAATCACCTAAGGAGATGAAGTCCCAGGCGCTGGAATTATATGATGCGTTCACACCCGACCTTATCGCACCCGTGCTGGTCGACTTCCTCCAAAAGAACAGAAAATAA